The sequence TATGACCGAAAGGGAGTCTTAACGTTTTGCCGCAGGTTCAAGAGAGGGGTGACGACCTTTATTTGGCTTGGGATTATGGTTCGGTTTACCCCGGCTTGAGCCGGACGGGTTGCTCATGTCCCGCCTACATCTTCCACCTGGGATTCAACCATATCCACTGGTCGGGGTACTTCCTTATGTAGTCCTCGATCGACTTGTTGACCTTTGCCGTTATCTGGTAGATATCCTCTTTTTCGTCCCCGGTTGGCTCGTATTCTATTCTGGGGAGGATATCGATAACGCAGCCATCCTCATGGTTGATGTATATCGGGATTATTGGGGCTCCTGTTGTCAAGGAGAGGACGGCCGGACCTTTTGCGGTCAGGGCCGGCTTTCCGAAGAACGGCACGGAGATGCCGTCCCTCTTTTTTCTCTCGTCGGCGATGAGGTAGACGAGCATGTTGTCCTTCAGTGAGCTCAAAATGTCATCCCTCGCCCTTTCCCGATCGTCCACGTCAATATATTTTACGCCGCTGATGCTCCACCACTCGCTGTATTTTTCTTTCAAGAACTTGTTCCTCGGGGCCTTTGTCGGGACGATAAAGGGCATGTCCGACTGGGCGAGCCTCACGGTCAGCAGCATGAAGTCCACCATGTGTGAGCCAAGGCCGATGACGCCCCTACCCTCTTTCAGTGCCTCTTCTAAATGCTCCCTTCCCGAGATGGTAATATCCCGCTTGAGCTTATCGTGATTTTTCGGGTGGCCGTAATAGAGAATTTCCCCCGGCATCCTGAAGAGGGATTTTAAAAAACTTCGGCAGAGGCGCCTTGTCTCGGATTTTGTCAGCTGATCCCCGAAGGCGATGCGGAGATTTCCGAAAAGCTGCCTGCGAAGGGATGGAATGCGATACAAAAAGGGGTAAAGAATTAAAAAGAGAGAATCCGAGATAAAGCGGGTTAAAAAGAGGGGGGTTCTTGTGAAGAAGAACTGAACAAAGGAGATCACTATCTCGCCCAGGGCACTTCTTAGTCTTTTAAATGGTACTTTCATAGATATAGTAAAATTTTAATAAATAGTTTTTGTAGCCCGAATATAATATTTTTGGGCTTATAAGTCAATAAAAATGTACTTATGATGAAGCCGGTCGGTCGGTTTTTGTTAAAAATCTAAAATATGGTTTTGGATTTGACGGCTTAATGAGAACGACATTTTTACAGATACCTAAAATGTACCTAACGACTTTTTTACCGTCATTTTCTTGACATATTATGTTACTTAAAATATCATATGAAAAATAATCTTTAGTGCAGTGGTATGCAGGAATGATTATCGATTTTTGCGTTACCCCTCCGGCAAAGGAGGTCCTCTCCGGTTTTAGGGATGTGCCTAAGCATCTTGAAGGCTATTTTCGCCTTTACGGCGGAAATATCGAAGATTTAGAACAGCTTGCCAAACTGACCATCGACGATTTTTTCTCCCTTTTGGATCACGCCGGGATAGATATCGCCGTAATTTTCGGCGAGGATATGGAGACGACATACAACAGGAAGATACCTAACGAGATAGTCCTCGATCTTGTGCAAAAATATCCTGACAGGCTCAGGGGTTTTGCGGGGGCCGATCCCCATAAAGGGAAGAAAGCGGTAAGGGAGATCGTGAAGATGGTCGGGGAGGGCCTTTCCGGTGTTATGGTCGCCCCCTGGGAGCACAACCTCTTTTCGGACGACAAAAGGTACTTTCCCATCTACGAGAAATGTATCGAGCTTGATATACCGATCTGGATACACACATCACTGAATTTTTCCCACCTCATCCCCATGGAATACGGAAGGCCGCTGATCTTGGATCGGGTTGCCGTGAGGTACCCGGAGTTGAAGATCGTGGCCGGCCATTCCGGGTGGCCCTGGGTTACCGAGATGGTGGCCGTGCTGTGGCGTCACCCGAATGTATACGCGGATATCTCCGGAGTCAGGCCCAAATATATGGGCATGATAGAGACCGGCTGGGCGCCCCTTGTCCACTACGGCAATAATATCCTCAAGGATAAGATCCTCTTTGCCACGGCATGGCCGCTTGTTATGTTCCACGAAGCGGTCAACGACGTAAGGGGGCTTCATCTAAAGCCTGAAGTTGAAAAGAAGTGGTTTGGCGAAAATGCCAAGAAACTCCTTAAATTGGAGGATTGAGAAAGAGAGGTTGAAGCGGTATGGACGATTGACAACAAAACCTTTTACATTTCCTTTTGATCACTTAAATTCATGCTCTCCTGTT is a genomic window of Candidatus Zymogenus saltonus containing:
- a CDS encoding lysophospholipid acyltransferase family protein, whose amino-acid sequence is MKVPFKRLRSALGEIVISFVQFFFTRTPLFLTRFISDSLFLILYPFLYRIPSLRRQLFGNLRIAFGDQLTKSETRRLCRSFLKSLFRMPGEILYYGHPKNHDKLKRDITISGREHLEEALKEGRGVIGLGSHMVDFMLLTVRLAQSDMPFIVPTKAPRNKFLKEKYSEWWSISGVKYIDVDDRERARDDILSSLKDNMLVYLIADERKKRDGISVPFFGKPALTAKGPAVLSLTTGAPIIPIYINHEDGCVIDILPRIEYEPTGDEKEDIYQITAKVNKSIEDYIRKYPDQWIWLNPRWKM
- a CDS encoding amidohydrolase, which produces MIIDFCVTPPAKEVLSGFRDVPKHLEGYFRLYGGNIEDLEQLAKLTIDDFFSLLDHAGIDIAVIFGEDMETTYNRKIPNEIVLDLVQKYPDRLRGFAGADPHKGKKAVREIVKMVGEGLSGVMVAPWEHNLFSDDKRYFPIYEKCIELDIPIWIHTSLNFSHLIPMEYGRPLILDRVAVRYPELKIVAGHSGWPWVTEMVAVLWRHPNVYADISGVRPKYMGMIETGWAPLVHYGNNILKDKILFATAWPLVMFHEAVNDVRGLHLKPEVEKKWFGENAKKLLKLED